The region GTTTCTCTCAATTCTTTATTTGGCAAACCTCTCTTCTCATCACCACCATCGCAGACACCATTTTTGGACCTCTGCGAAAACCAAGTACATTCACATTCATGCGCACTGTGCTTCAGGTAGGGCCCCCGGACGCGGTCAGAGGCTGGCCACCGCGTATTGCACTTGTCCTTGGCGCTTTTCACAGCGATGCACAACAGTGTGGGTGGTAGTTGGCTCTGCCCTCCCACTCAGTGTGGCAGGGACTGGCcgtccttcctttcctccttgagTGGTGGACACCATGGGGTGGAGGGCAGGCGAGGGCTGGGATGGCCAGGGTGCCCAGAACGAGGGTGGAACTCAGGGCTATGTACATCTGAGTctcagggagggcagggcagggggcttttttttatttctgcaaaagTTTGGGAGAAAGAGTAGCTGCAGGGAGCCACGGGCGGTGGCGTTGGGGCTCCATGGAGGTGGGACGGGCGGGAGCGGAGGTAGAGGAGGAGACCAGAGCGGGTTCTCAGGAGCAGTATCTCCTCTTGCTTTGAAACGCAGTCAAGAGTCAACCCAAAAGATCGACACAGCGTTGTTTCGGGGTTCTCTCTCTCTGGGGAGAACACTCTAGCACTTTCTGCTCACAGGTGGAAAATGAAATGTGAAGTGTGACAGAGGCGTGGGGACAGAGCGGTGTCCTGCTTGCCCCTGGGGATGACAGCGCAGGGCGGAGCACACAGGTCACGGGCTCCGGCTCAGCATGCCTGCCCAGGGCCGCCAGCTCAAGAAGACCCCAGGGCGTGCCAGAACCCACTGTCCCAAGACCTCCAAACAAAACCAAGACTGAAACCAGAGACCAGCACCCCAACGAGCCCAAGAGGACGGAGCCAGCGCTGTGGCAGTGGCAGACGCTGGGTTTGGACGTGGTGCCTTCTGGGCTCCTCTGCAGCGAGGTGAGTGCGGTATCCTTGGCTGGCTAGCTGGCAAGGTAGTTAGCGGGTCTGCTTCCTTCgcctttttaaaagactttttggATTTTTACTTAAAGCCAAAGAGTTTgacattaaaggaagaaaaaaacctgAAACTGAAAACACTTCTCGAGTGGACGCTGGACTCCCACCAATCCTGGGCACCTGTCGGCCGCAGGGAGGCCGAGTGCACGGAGTCCAGGTCTGGGGCTACAAAATCACAGTTTTATTCCCTTTTTAACAAGGAGGGGGACCCCCACCTTCCTTGTCCCTTTCTGAGTAGCTCTTTTGCCGACAAAACCCCTCAAAATTCTTTGCTGGAAACGCCAGCCCCGTGAGACTTCCAGTGTAGAGAAGGCGGTGGACCGTGAAGACGGCCGCCTGCGGAGGGACGCGCGGCCACTCCCGCGGGTGCTGCGGCGTGGGTCGGTGGTGGAGGCGAGGTCGTGGGCCGCGGCCGAGCTGCCCGTGGCTGCGAGGCTGGCGGGTGGACTTTCTCGGTCCTGTTTTCTTTTGGAGACAAGCAGTAGCAGCAGTGACTCCAACCAGATGCCCTGTGGGGCCAGGTGGGTGGTGGGCGCGGCCTCCAGTGAGCCGGCCGGTGGGCGGGGCATGGGGTCCAGGTGCTGGCCAGGCCTGGGAGGGGTCAGCGGGGCACTGCGGTGTCCAGGGGGCCGGGCGGGCCCGGAGAGCCGGAGCGGGAGGGCCCGGCAGAGCCGGCCTCGCTGGGGCTGGCCGTGGTGCTGGGCTGCGCGGGCAGTGGGTCGGCCACAGCGGCCGCGGGTCCCTGCAGGCCCTGGCCGCACACATGGTGGTGCTTCTCCCAGTCCCTGTGCTGGCAGAAAGACCCGCAGTAGCGCGCCACGTTGCAGCCACTGCATGTCTCGCTGGCCTTGCGCCCGCAGTTCCAGCAGCTCTgggtgggaggggcagagggcaCAGTCAGCCTGGCCAGACCCGCTGCCCAGCTCCCGCCCGGTGCGGCCATCCACGGTGCTCAGGCTGGCCGGGGAGGGTGGCGTGTTCCCCCTGCCTGCTGTGAGACAGGAGGGAACTGCCTGGAGGCCAACGTCCACTCTGCCGCTGGCCTCCACAGCCTCTGGGGCCACACCACCGCCTGCGGTCCCAGCTCACATGGCTCTGGCCACGCTGCCTTCCACCAGATGGCTGCACGGCCCCCACTGACTCCCTGCAGGTCTGCTGTACCCACTGAACCAAGGAGCCCCTGAAGGGCCACACACTGCCCACGTGGTTCTCCCCAGGACACCTCTGTGAGGGCTTCGCTCTCTGTCTCACCTGCTTCTACGCCATGTCCCCTCTGACCCCCCGCCTCGCCCAGCACAAGCCCAGGCAGGTCTGGGGGTCTGTCCTTCAACAAAGGGCATCCCCAGGGCCCCCTGGAGAGGGCTGTTCCTCTCCCTGATGTTCTGTTGACCAAGTTCTTGGGCAAGGAGGAAATGGGCCGCAGACTGTGCCCAGCACGTGGTCATCCAGGTGCACAGGACCCTCTGGCCTTCCTGCTCACGTAGCCCCTGGTGCCCACAGGTCTCCTCAAACCTTCTGCTTTCACAGCTCAGAGAAGAACCTACGCTCTGGTGTCAGCGACCCAGGGTCAGACAATGGCCCCTCACAGGCCAGGGCCTTAGCCGGCCACCTACCCTTGGACGAGTTTCTGTATCTGCATGATGAAGAGGGCCTCAGGGCACCTCACCAGGCTGTGTGGGCAGCAGGCTGTGTGCCTACTGCAGCCACCTGGGATGGCCACTGGATGGGGACCTGGGTTACAGAGCTGTTGGGTTCCAGCCACACTTGGCCCACCCCAAGTCTCACCGTCAACCCCAGTGGACCCAGAGACCCAGTGCGGGGCCTAGGAGCGGCCAGTGGCCCTACCTCGCTGGAGTCCTCCTGCTGGTTGACCACGGTGAGGGCGTCCTCGGAGGCCTGCCGCTTGGCCTCGGCTAGGGCTCGCTCCATCTTGGCGCGCTCTGTGCTGATGAGCTCGTGGGCTTTGCGCTCCGCGTCCGACACGGCCCTCTGTAGCTCCGACATGGCCTGGCGCTTCACCTCGTTCACAGCCTCTTCTGCAGGACACGGAGGCCAGGCTGGGGTTAACAGGGCTCCGGGCCTCCCCCACAACGGAAGCCAGGGCCACGTACACGCACACACGGGCACAAGTGTGTGACCTAACACGTGTGTACGGGCAGGGGCCTGAGGGACCGCGGGGCGGGTTGAGCTCTGACCACCACTCCACCTGTAGTGGTCTTCACGCTGGTGTGTGAGGGCCAGGCCCACGGGGAACCCACACACCACACTGGCCCAGGCCCCTCTCCAGCAGAGACCTCAGGCCACCTGGAACCTACGCCGGCTGCCTGGCCCTACGGTGGAGCTGCGGCACAGGGCTGAGGCTGCGGCCCACGTCCAGAGTCCACTGGTGACTTGTGCCATTCAGTTCCGTGGTGACACTCCTGCCCTCCGCAAGCGCCTGCTAAACACCCCAGGGGCTGAggcctgcctcagtttccccgagGCCTGCTGTCCCTGCAGCGTGGTGTGAGCGGGGCTGCTGAGAGTGTCCCGTGGGGTCAGGGTGGGACCAGTGGTGTTCCCTCCTCTGGTAGCCAGGCACCGCGaacctcccaccccagcctctaCGTGGGGATTGCTGGCTGCTGGCAGGGCCTGAGCCCTGGTCTGAGTGACATGAGGACCTCATCACCACACAGCTCCACATGGACCTCAGCAAGGCGCTCACCAAGCCCTGCCCGGCGGACAGCTGAGGTGACGGGGCTGGGCCAAGCCAACCAAGAGCCACAGCCTCCTACTAGGCAGGGGGTGTCCAAGCCAGGTCCCTGGCCACAGCCCACCCCTCATCTCCGACTCTTGGCGGGGGCCCTCCCTCCTCTGTGCCTTCAAGACCCGAGGATCCCGTCTTCCTCGTGTTTCACACTGAATCCCGCCTGCTCCCATCTCCTGGGAACCACTGCTGCCCAGCAGGCACGGGTCTCTCGCCACCCTCAGATCGTGCTGGGCTGTTTCCCGCCGTGCCAGCGTATGTTCCCACATCCTCCCCTGCTCAACACGGTGCCCAGCAGGCTGCGTGGACTCTGAGTGCTGTATCGCACAACATCTGAGCGTGTGCACAGCAGGATgtgcagagtccctgggcttcgCTGGGGAAGCCCAGCTGAGACCCTAGGTGCCTTTGGGCACCCCTCACTGCCGGGCCTGTGAGGGGCTCCCACAGCTGTCCCGGGGTCTGTCCTGCATCTATACTCACCGGCTCTCCTCCAGATCTCCTCTGGCATGTAGCCAGAGAGGGTCCGAGGTATGAACTCCCGGTGGACATCTGAAAAAGATGCGGCCTGAGGTCAGCTCCTCCTTCACACTGCCCAGGCCCCAGGAAGTGCTTTTCACTGGCAAGGGATCCCCAGGTGCCCAGAGGTGGAGACCCTGCCCTGGCATGGGGGGCAGGAAGGTGGACCTGGGTTCAGGCTGGGGGCTGGGCACATCCTGGGCCCTTCGTGGTTTTGCAGAGTCCCCTGGGGGTCCCAGTCTCCCCACAGAGCCGGTGGCGTCTTTGTGCAAAGCGGAGAAGGCACCTCCTTTCCAGGGAGACTGTTTTATCCTGGCCTGTCCCCCAGGCCAGCCCGGTCCTCCTCAGTGCACACCTGGCTGAGACGCCTCGGGGCTGGCGGAGCTGTTGAGGGGGCGGGTGGCAGCGGGTGTGGGGCCCTTTTTCACATCCTCCGTGTCACTGAAGCGCCGAATCCAGTGGTGGAGCTCCTCCCGGTCGGCCTCCTGGCACCTGCGCAGCACCGTGAGTGACCGCCGTGTCTTCTCCACCATGTCCATGATGCAGTTCAGGAGCTGGGTGGACAGGGCGGGCTTCAGCATCTTGGAGCCTGGGGGCAGCCAGACACGTCCTGCCCTGCAGGGTTGGCTGGTGGAGACCCGACTCCATGGAGCAGAGCGGCTGGGCAGGGCGGGCTGGGGCTGGCCCTAGGCGGGGGTCCTCATTACCATGGGCATCAGGCTGCATGGGAGTGGGGACTGGATGCTTGCCTCGGGACTGCCTTTCCTTCTCAGACCAGGCACGGGGGAGGGGACAGTCTCAGGGCCCACAGGTGATCTGAGGAGCAGGACCCCTGGGCCACTTCCCACCACCAGGAGGCCCCACAGGACTTTCCCCAACGTCCTGCAAGGTTCAGGAGGCCCTGGAGAGCTGGGCAGGAAGTGGCGGGAGGGCTCCCTGTTCCTCCAACAGTGCCTGGCCGGCTGCAGCCCACCAGGGCACACATGAAGGTGGCCAGAAGGGCAGGGTGGGCCCAGGCAGGGCGCTGGGCCCAGCGGAGCCACGCTCAGCGCAGCTGCCCCCACCGGCCCCACAGCCCGCTGGGCACTCACGTTGTTGAGGTGCTTCCACTCCTCGGCCCACTCGCGCTCCGTGAGCCTGTGGTCAATCACTTCCTCCTGCCGCGGGCCGGGCGCCCCTGCGGGAGGGCAAGCGCCAGCTCAGGCCCCGCCCACCCCCCCCCACTCCACCAAGCCCCGCCCCTCTCCCAGCCCCGCCCCTGCCCCTAAAGCCACCCTGCTCCTCCGAGGacacccatcccccccccccaaccgcACCGGCCCTGCTCTCGGCCCCTCCCATGGGCTGTGCCCAAGTGGAACCGGGAGCCCTGGACCCCGATCCTTTGCACACTGACCCCCCAGTGCCCCAACCCCCATTGGTGAGGAAACAGCTCAACAATTGGGAAGAGGAGACAAATCTGTTCCTGGCCCTGGCCTAGCTGTGTCCACTCCCCCTCTGCCTCCTTGCTGCCCGCCCTGGACCCACAGCTTCTCCAGACCTGACTGTGAAGGGCCTGGGGCTGGCCCTGAGAGTGTGCTGTGGCCTCCTCTCACAGTGGTCTGCACTCCTGTGCATTCCCCAAAGCCAGGTCACGGCCCTCTGCAGTGTACCCAGAATTCCTGTCCCAAGTGCCTTGTGGTATTAGGTAAGGTGACTGTCTACTCTAGGTCCTCCCCGCAGGCTGCGTGTGCCCAGGGCTGAGCTCTGGCCTGGTGCTCAGTCCTATCCACTGGGGCATGGATGAGCCAGCCCAGATGTCCCAGCCAGCTCTGCAGCAGGTGGTGGGGCTGAGAAGCCCATTCCCCGAGGGACCTGGGTCCTCATCTGGCTGCCCACGCCGCAGTCAGTCCACCCTGCCTACCTCCTGGGGTGAGAAGAGACTTCAGAGACATATGCCTGGGAAGCAGGCTGGGAAGCGGGGGTCCTGTGGGCCACTGGGTGGCGCAGGGCTGCGTGTCACATGCCTCAGCCCTTGCCCATGCTTAGCCCTGGAGGCCGGTCATCCTTGGAGGCTGGTCAAGGGGCTGTGTTGGCCCAGACACAAGTCAGGGAGGGGAGGCGGCAGGTATGGCCCAGGGTTGGCCAGCTGCAGTGAGCCCTCAGTCCTGGCCAGTGAGGCGGCAGGGGCGATGGAGGCAGGTGCTGAGTCTCTAAGACACAGGGAGGTCCAGCATCTGGTCCTCCTGTGAAATGCCTCCAATCCTGCCCTATCACGTCCCTGTCTGTGCCGCGTGGCCCAGAGTCAGTCTATGCTTCCGAGGCCTCTTTTGGGGCCACCTTTGGTCCCTAAAGATCTCCTAGGTCACTGGATCCCAAAGGCCTCCCTCAAATTACAGAAGGGCTTGGGAGGTGGCGGCTGGAGCTTGCTCTCCACCAGGCTCCTGGCCGCCGGCAGAGCTGGGGCCCGTGCCAGACCCCAACCAAAACAGTGGCTGAGCTCTCTGCAGCAGCTGGAGTTTATTTTTGCATTAGCAGAAGCCGGTGGGAATCAGCACCTGCCTGACCCGCCACAGAGAGCCAGGAGCCGTCACCTGCTGCCTGGGCCCAGGCCCCGCATGCctgcagggtggggtgggagtcAGCCTCCTACAGGAGGGGCTTCCTGGGCCCTATCTGGGACTGTCCGGGCCCTGGGACCCTGGGCCGGCTGCTCCTGGGCTCCTTCACCAGCACACACAGGGGCCGTGTGCGGAGCGAGGCCAGGCAGGTGTGGCCACGAGACCTCGGCCGTGTCACCTGCGCTCTCTGGGCCTCGGTCTCCTGTCTGTGGTGTGGGTGTGCAGGAGAGGACGCCAGCCCCGTAGGGTGTGGTCCATGCCAGCTGCTGTCCCTGTCACCCGCTGGGCCTCAGAGCACACGCTGCCTGGGCCTGCGGTAATGCCCCGGTCCTCCCGTGACTCCTGCTCAGCCCGAGTGGCAGAGGAGGACCTGAGGCCCAGCGAGGCTGCGTGCCCGAGGGTGCGCTGTGGGGAATCACCGATGGGGTCAAGAACTGGGCAGCTCCTGGTCAGAGGCTGCCCAGCCTAGATGGGTGCCAGGCCCTCAGGGTGGTGACCTTGCAGCCCCAGTGGGTTCCCCATGGGTGCATGAGGCCCTCCTGGGCCTCCAGGGTGCAAGCTGCCCTCCAAGGCAGTAGGAGGAAAGACGCACTCCTGGCCCCCCGGGGTGTGGCCGGCCGTCCCCCTACCCACTGCTCCCTGGACCCGGCCACGCCCAGGTGCAGGTGGTGGTAGGTACAGCGTGTACTTGGGCACTCGCAGCCTGCTCAAGCACCCGACCAGCCCCAGCACGCTGCTCACCCAGCTGCCGGTGGCGCTCTCGGGTGTCGGGGTGGCGGTAGGAGTCGCGGAAGTGGTGGGCCATGGCCATGTCCTCCAGGCGGAAGtgctggggcgggggtggggtggggtggggcagccCGTTGCTGGGGCTGTAGCGCTGGGCAGGGCTCAGGGTGCACGGCCGTTTGCTGAGGTGGTCAGGGTGCAGGGAGTCACGGTCTGACCCGTTCTCTTTGGTCCTGGCCAGAAGAGCAGGTGGAGGGCAGTGTTATGGGCCGCCAGCCAAGGATGGAGGTCCCGTCAGTGCGCAGGGACCCGGGGGTCAGAGAGGAAGGGGGTGCAAGGGAGTCAAGTGGTACCTCCTTCTCCCCTGGTGGGCGGCCCCCGGGCTCCCCAAACCAGAAGCCCAACCCCCTGTCAGGGGACTGGGCAGACAGGAAGGCCCAGTGACCAGCAGCCCCCAGGAACGTGGACATGTGCCTCTGGAGGCCAGCGGAGGGGGCCCAGCCCAGCCGCCTGGATCCGGACCCCTCGGGCTATACATTTGGCACCAAGGGAGAGTGCCAGGAAATATCTGGGGACAGACGTCCTCCTGGGGCTCCCAGGGGCATCTGGGTCCAGCCCGGCAGGGCAGGTTGCTAGCAGGGCAGGTGAGCTGCCCGCCCGCCTCGGTGGAGCCTGCGGCGGGGGCTGCTGGCCAGGCAGGGCCCGAGGCAGGAGGGCCCTGTGCCCCCTCCTGGCCCGGAGCCGCGGTACCTGTCGGGCGTCCTCCTCTTGCCGTTCTCGTTGACCTCCAGCAGGGGCTCGGAGGAGTCCACGGGGGAGGGGGCGCTGGTGCCCAGCAGCAGCTGCTCGTGCTGGGCCAGGTACTGGGCGGGCGTCTGCTTGGCCAGGCGGGCACAGTGCAGGAGCTCCCGCTGCAGCAGAGGCAGGTTCGCCTGGGGGGCGGGCGGGAGCGGCTTGGCCGGCTGCGCAGAGCCCGGCGCCCGCTGGGCTCGGGGACTtcccagggaggggaggaggacagCGGGCAGGTCCTGCCCGGGGCACACAGTGACAGGTGGTGCCT is a window of Ictidomys tridecemlineatus isolate mIctTri1 chromosome 15, mIctTri1.hap1, whole genome shotgun sequence DNA encoding:
- the Cbfa2t3 gene encoding protein CBFA2T3 isoform X2, whose product is MSRAASTLDGGPLASVPKGPRKGGPVDRKEKAAAMPDSPAEVKSQPRSTPPSMPPPPPAASQAATRPPSCTPHTLMNGSSHSPTAIHGSPSTPNGFSNGPATSSTASLSTQHLPPACGARQLSKLKRFLTTLQQFGSDISPEIGDRVRTLVLGLVNSTLTIEEFHAKLQEATNFPLRPFVIPFLKANLPLLQRELLHCARLAKQTPAQYLAQHEQLLLGTSAPSPVDSSEPLLEVNENGKRRTPDRTKENGSDRDSLHPDHLSKRPCTLSPAQRYSPSNGLPHPTPPPPQHFRLEDMAMAHHFRDSYRHPDTRERHRQLGAPGPRQEEVIDHRLTEREWAEEWKHLNNLLNCIMDMVEKTRRSLTVLRRCQEADREELHHWIRRFSDTEDVKKGPTPAATRPLNSSASPEASQPDVHREFIPRTLSGYMPEEIWRRAEEAVNEVKRQAMSELQRAVSDAERKAHELISTERAKMERALAEAKRQASEDALTVVNQQEDSSESCWNCGRKASETCSGCNVARYCGSFCQHRDWEKHHHVCGQGLQGPAAAVADPLPAQPSTTASPSEAGSAGPSRSGSPGPPGPLDTAVPR
- the Cbfa2t3 gene encoding protein CBFA2T3 isoform X1; the protein is MSRAASTLDGGPLASVPKGPRKGGPVDRKEKAAAMPDSPAEVKSQPRSTPPSMPPPPPAASQAATRPPSCTPHTYGEDGPATSLPHGRFHGCLKWSMVCLLMNGSSHSPTAIHGSPSTPNGFSNGPATSSTASLSTQHLPPACGARQLSKLKRFLTTLQQFGSDISPEIGDRVRTLVLGLVNSTLTIEEFHAKLQEATNFPLRPFVIPFLKANLPLLQRELLHCARLAKQTPAQYLAQHEQLLLGTSAPSPVDSSEPLLEVNENGKRRTPDRTKENGSDRDSLHPDHLSKRPCTLSPAQRYSPSNGLPHPTPPPPQHFRLEDMAMAHHFRDSYRHPDTRERHRQLGAPGPRQEEVIDHRLTEREWAEEWKHLNNLLNCIMDMVEKTRRSLTVLRRCQEADREELHHWIRRFSDTEDVKKGPTPAATRPLNSSASPEASQPDVHREFIPRTLSGYMPEEIWRRAEEAVNEVKRQAMSELQRAVSDAERKAHELISTERAKMERALAEAKRQASEDALTVVNQQEDSSESCWNCGRKASETCSGCNVARYCGSFCQHRDWEKHHHVCGQGLQGPAAAVADPLPAQPSTTASPSEAGSAGPSRSGSPGPPGPLDTAVPR
- the Cbfa2t3 gene encoding protein CBFA2T3 isoform X3, which gives rise to MPDSPAEVKSQPRSTPPSMPPPPPAASQAATRPPSCTPHTYGEDGPATSLPHGRFHGCLKWSMVCLLMNGSSHSPTAIHGSPSTPNGFSNGPATSSTASLSTQHLPPACGARQLSKLKRFLTTLQQFGSDISPEIGDRVRTLVLGLVNSTLTIEEFHAKLQEATNFPLRPFVIPFLKANLPLLQRELLHCARLAKQTPAQYLAQHEQLLLGTSAPSPVDSSEPLLEVNENGKRRTPDRTKENGSDRDSLHPDHLSKRPCTLSPAQRYSPSNGLPHPTPPPPQHFRLEDMAMAHHFRDSYRHPDTRERHRQLGAPGPRQEEVIDHRLTEREWAEEWKHLNNLLNCIMDMVEKTRRSLTVLRRCQEADREELHHWIRRFSDTEDVKKGPTPAATRPLNSSASPEASQPDVHREFIPRTLSGYMPEEIWRRAEEAVNEVKRQAMSELQRAVSDAERKAHELISTERAKMERALAEAKRQASEDALTVVNQQEDSSESCWNCGRKASETCSGCNVARYCGSFCQHRDWEKHHHVCGQGLQGPAAAVADPLPAQPSTTASPSEAGSAGPSRSGSPGPPGPLDTAVPR